In a genomic window of Wyeomyia smithii strain HCP4-BCI-WySm-NY-G18 chromosome 1, ASM2978416v1, whole genome shotgun sequence:
- the LOC129717192 gene encoding uncharacterized protein LOC129717192 yields the protein MLAKVPAGGVKTRKGCRTMKGDTKKVKRLLVRRNNIIGSAKLIKEYDANFVFERDFPQIKFRIEKLDSLWDEFNEIQAEIECEHEISDELADERVEFETIYFELKGSLSNKLAAVTDVSSPLPTSPTAPPTQTFGVRLPEIKIPEFKGDFDEWMNFHDLFYTLIHSNTQLSPIQKFQYLKAVLKGDALRLVQSLAVSSANYMIAWDLLKKRFDNKHYLIKQHLSALLSSPSLKRESSSALSDLADTFEKHLSMLNKLEDPQDHWNSFLVELLSSRLDAVSQKEWENHLDDDSRPTYNDLIKFIHKRSRILQSLTLSQSSNASGKPEPKYHRINVSSHPVIANEDAKACAACHRGTHALSGCESFVKLSPKLRFNLVKRHGFCLNCLKPSHLLKDCTSAGSCRICNKRHNTMLHLNTSAALTVQVADSTTSTNTLAQTRSSSQSAAVVESSLSVDPCIVDQAHGIPRLMGRDRSSSGGQNKSISFIPSSPGPSGSAHGSSHTTSYPVMTMKKTNTTVFMLTVYVKVRDINGTYILARALLDSASERNFVTENLAQRLRLKRTVSEIDVYGIGNSIQRVTQSVTINLASRVNQFNANIEFLILPSLTRILPSVDVDVSKWKIPKDLPLADPTFHLAHGIDMIIGIQWFFSLLENDQISLGPQLPILHKTVFGYAVAGDHTQRSPIRTAVCNAAMTVDKLTAAVQRFWEVESFDGGKSFSLDEQYCENHFRKTHSRAPDGRYVVRLPIHEELLSTMGESLPIAERRFHSLERKLSASTQLHSDYHQFMSEYQALGHMEEVSPNLSLPHFYLPHHAIFRPDSKTTKIRVVFDGSCRSSNRLSLNDLCYVGPTVQPTLISIILNFRLPKYVITADIEKMYRQIVVHQQDRPLQQIIWRNNPTDRLQTYQLRTVTYGTACAPFLATRVLNQLADDEVDNYPLASRVLKRAFYVDDCLTGDDDKDRLSETCKQLNDLLHAGGFVLRKWSSSDPEILRHIPEALHDQQDNLEIDKSCIVKTLGLLWHPQSDSFGFKVPVLIDSNPVTKRIVLSEMSRLFDPMGLVGAVIVSVKIFLQSLWLNKFQWDEQLPQAFQTWWKMFREEMQELSNLRIPRHVMLTGYTDLQLHCFSDASDRAYGCCIYVTSSNRDGTTTTNLLMSKSKVCPPDKLTIPRLELCGAVMASKLADCIRGSTNIHCPITFWTDSSIVLHWLATSSAPWKVFVSNRIAEIHRLTRGSMWRHVPTEMNPADHISRGVLPSRIINEELWWHGPSYLNNDSSCWPQNIVELSPLHLQAREEESKEIVSLVVVSQPSMLSFVAAHSTLVPLQRKIAWILRFIHNCRTKHRLQGPLSPAELDNSLNLLVKQAQEECFAAEIRFLKLHNGPSNKNFNFKSHLKTRNPFLDEQGLLRLYGRLCNNEIPFDTRYPIVLPQNHHLTTLIATNVHIKTLHSGPQLLLSILRQRFWPVRGRDLARNIVKKCLTCFHCKPSSITQIMGPLPAARVTPSRAFLKSGVDYCGPFFVRPPSRRGTSVKIFVAIFVCMASKAVHIEVVYGLSSASFINVLKRFTSRRGRVLDLYCDNARTFVGANRLLQEHKQQFDEMHSSHPTAIFCSETGIRFHFNPARSPHFGGLWESAVKIYKHHLYRIMRDTQLTIDDFNTLTTQIEGMMNSRPLTPLSSDPADVVALTPGHFLVGEPLYSIPEPDLSDISVNRLNSFQKMQQKVQQFWKVWSRDYIGQLQNRQRWPMVQPDIKVGTLVLLKKDSTPPMRWNLARVDQTFPGRDGHVRVVDVRTSNGVYRRAVTEICPLPIDDEPAQQPQSETSQSSPPM from the coding sequence CTCAAACGTTTGGTGTCCGATTGCCTGAGATCAAAATCCCAGAATTCAAGGGCGACTTTGATGAATGGATGAATTTCCATGACTTGTTCTATACTCTCATACACAGTAACACTCAGTTGTCGCCaatacaaaaatttcaatacttGAAAGCTGTTCTGAAGGGAGATGCTCTTCGTTTGGTACAGTCACTGGCTGTGAGCTCAGCCAATTATATGATTGCATGGGATTTGCTCAAAAAACGATTTGATAACAAACATTATCTGATCAAACAACATCTATCTGCACTTCTCTCCTCTCCATCTCTCAAAAGAGAGTCTTCGTCTGCGCTTTCGGATTTGGCGGACACGTTCGAAAAACATCTTAGCATGTTAAACAAATTAGAAGACCCACAGGATCATTGGAACTCCTTTTTGGTTGAGCTATTGAGCAGTCGGCTCGATGCTGTGTCACAAAAGGAGTGGGAAAATCATTTGGATGATGATTCTCGACCAACCTATAATGATTTGATCAAATTTATACACAAACGCTCTCGAATTCTCCAATCACTAACGCTCTCCCAGTCGTCAAATGCAAGCGGCAAGCCAGAACCAAAGTATCATCGAATAAATGTATCATCTCATCCTGTCATAGCAAATGAAGATGCTAAAGCGTGTGCAGCTTGCCACAGAGGCACACACGCTCTCAGTGGCTGTGAGAGTTTCGTCAAGCTCTCGCCAAAATTACGTTTCAACTTGGTGAAGAGGCACGGGTTCTGCTTGAACTGCTTAAAACCTTCACATTTATTGAAAGATTGTACCTCTGCTGGATCATGTCGAATATGCAACAAACGTCATAATACCATGTTGCATTTAAACACTTCTGCCGCGCTGACTGTTCAAGTAGCTGATAGCACAACTAGCACTAATACCCTTGCTCAAACTCGATCATCCTCACAATCGGCTGCGGTCGTCGAGTCGTCGTTGTCGGTAGATCCGTGCATTGTCGATCAAGCGCACGGCATCCCTCGGTTAATGGGACGCGATCGCTCGTCGTCGGGGGGCCAAAATAAATCGATTTCGTTTATTCCGTCGTCGCCGGGACCGTCAGGCTCGGCTCATGGTTCTTCACACACTACTAGCTATCCAGTCATGACTATGAAAAAGACTAACACAACTGTCTTTATGTTGACAGTCTATGTCAAGGTTCGTGATATCAATGGAACCTATATTCTCGCTCGTGCTCTACTAGACTCTGCATCTGAGCGCAATTTCGTAACCGAAAATCTCGCACAAAGGCTACGATTAAAGCGCACAGTATCGGAAATTGATGTATATGGAATTGGAAATAGTATTCAACGTGTAACCCAGTCGGTTACGATCAATCTTGCCTCAAGAGTGAACCAATTCAACGCAAATATCGAATTTTTAATCCTTCCCAGTCTGACGAGAATTCTGCCGTCTGTTGATGTGGATGTTTCTAAGTGGAAAATCCCGAAGGACCTGCCGTTGGCCGATCCAACCTTCCATCTCGCTCACGGTATAGACATGATAATTGGTATCCAGTGGTTTTTCTCGTTATTGGAAAACGATCAAATTAGTCTTGGGCCACAATTACCTATTCTACACAAAACAGTGTTTGGCTACGCTGTTGCTGGTGATCACACACAGCGTAGTCCGATTAGAACGGCAGTCTGCAATGCTGCAATGACGGTCGACAAATTAACGGCAGCCGTGCAAAGGTTTTGGGAAGTAGAAAGTTTTGACGGAGGAAAATCATTTTCACTGGATGAGCAATACTGTGAGAACCATTTTCGCAAGACTCACTCAAGAGCACCTGACGGTCGATATGTCGTTCGATTGCCGATTCATGAGGAATTGTTATCGACTATGGGTGAGTCGTTACCGATCGCTGAAAGAAGATTTCATTCACTCGAGAGAAAGCTATCGGCTAGCACTCAGCTTCATTCAGATTACCACCAATTCATGTCTGAATATCAAGCGTTGGGACACATGGAGGAAGTGTCACCGAACCTCTCATTGCCGCATTTTTACCTCCCACACCATGCAATTTTTCGACCGGACAGTAAAACAACTAAAATTAGAGTTGTTTTTGATGGATCTTGTCGATCATCAAATCGCCTCTCCCTGAATGACTTATGCTACGTAGGCCCTACAGTACAACCTACACTCATCTCCATAATTCTCAATTTTCGATTACCAAAATATGTCATCACAGCTGACATCGAAAAGATGTACAGGCAAATTGTTGTACATCAGCAGGACCGACCGTTGCAACAGATTATCTGGAGGAATAATCCAACGGACCGTTTACAAACCTATCAGCTCAGAACTGTGACGTATGGCACCGCCTGCGCTCCATTCCTGGCCACACGAGTTCTGaatcaacttgcagacgacgaAGTAGATAACTACCCTCTAGCCTCGCGCGTCTTGAAACGCGCTTTTTATGTGGATGATTGTTTGACCGGAGATGACGACAAGGATCGGCTTAGTGAAACATGTAAACAGCTTAATGATCTACTTCATGCAGGAGGTTTTGTACTACGAAAATGGAGCTCCAGCGATCCCGAAATTCTACGGCACATTCCCGAGGCACTTCATGACCAACAAGATAATCTCGAAATTGACAAATCATGCATCGTGAAAACACTTGGCTTACTGTGGCATCCGCAatctgattcttttggtttcaaAGTTCCTGTACTGATTGATTCGAATCCAGTTACTAAACGCATTGTGCTATCCGAAATGTCCCGTTTGTTTGATCCGATGGGACTTGTCGGGGCGGTCATTGTCTCTGTGAAAATCTTTTTGCAATCACTATGGTTAAACAAATTCCAGTGGGATGAACAGCTTCCACAAGCCTTTCAGACGTGGTGGAAAATGTTTCGAGAGGAAATGCAGGAGCTGAGCAATCTCCGAATCCCTCGGCATGTAATGTTAACCGGTTATACTGATCTTCAACTGCACTGTTTTTCAGATGCTTCCGATAGAGCATACGGATGCTGCATTTATGTTACATCATCAAATCGCGATGGAACTACCACAACGAATCTTCTCATGTCAAAGTCAAAGGTTTGTCCTCCCGACAAGCTTACGATACCTCGTCTAGAACTGTGCGGAGCGGTCATGGCATCAAAGCTAGCTGACTGTATACGAGGCTCTACTAATATTCATTGCCCCATCACCTTTTGGACGGACTCAAGCATTGTGTTGCATTGGCTAGCCACATCATCCGCGCCGTGGAAGGTTTTCGTTAGCAATAGAATTGCTGAAATACACCGCTTGACAAGAGGCTCTATGTGGCGTCATGTTCCAACTGAAATGAACCCTGCAGACCATATTTCTCGTGGAGTACTCCCATCTCGTATAATTAACGAAGAACTCTGGTGGCACGGTCCCTCTTATCTAAACAATGATTCAAGCTGTTGGCCACAAAACATTGTGGAGCTTTCGCCGTTGCATTTGCAAGCTCGAGAGGAAGAAAGCAAAGAGATCGTATCACTTGTCGTCGTTTCTCAGCCTTCAATGCTTTCATTTGTTGCTGCTCATTCAACTCTAGTCCCATTACAACGCAAGATTGCTTGGATACTAAGATTTATACACAATTGTCGCACCAAGCATCGTTTGCAAGGTCCCCTTTCGCCAGCTGAGCTGGATAATTCTCTGAATTTACTTGTCAAGCAAgcgcaagaagaatgttttgccGCTGAAATCCGCTTCTTGAAACTGCATAATGGACCATCAAATAAGAACTTCAATTTCAAATCGCACTTGAAAACTCGGAATCCCTTTCTAGATGAGCAGGGCCTACTAAGGCTGTATGGCCGCCTGTGTAATAATGAAATTCCGTTCGACACTCGATATCCTATCGTTCTACCACAGAATCATCACCTAACTACTTTAATTGCCACCAACGTGCACATTAAAACACTCCACTCAGGCCCACAACTGCTACTGTCTATACTGCGTCAAAGGTTCTGGCCTGTTAGAGGAAGAGATTTAGCACGAAATATCGTAAAGAAGTGCTTGACATGTTTTCATTGCAAGCCATCGAGTATCACTCAAATTATGGGACCGCTACCAGCAGCTAGAGTGACTCCGTCGCGCGCGTTTCTGAAGTCCGGCGTGGACTATTGTGGGCCATTTTTCGTCCGTCCGCCCAGTCGCCGCGGAACGTCGGTTAAAATATTCGTCGCGATTTTCGTGTGCATGGCCTCCAAAGCGGTCCATATCGAAGTGGTATACGGTTTATCGTCGGCGTCGTTCATTAACGTTCTTAAGCGGTTCACCTCGCGTCGCGGGCGAGTACTAGATTTGTACTGCGATAATGCTCGCACGTTTGTCGGAGCCAACCGACTTCTTCAGGAGCATAAACAACAATTTGACGAAATGCATTCTTCACATCCCACGGCCATCTTTTGCAGCGAGACTGGCATACGATTTCACTTCAACCCAGCTCGATCGCCCCACTTCGGGGGATTGTGGGAGTCGGCTGTCAAAATCTACAAACATCACTTGTACCGCATTATGAGGGATACGCAATTAACCATCGATGATTTCAACACCCTTACGACGCAAATCGAAGGAATGATGAATTCGCGACCCCTCACACCGTTATCGTCGGATCCTGCTGACGTCGTCGCATTGACTCCAGGACACTTTCTTGTGGGAGAACCCTTATACTCTATTCCAGAACCAGATTTGAGCGACATTTCTGTTAATCGCTTAAATTCTTTTCAGAAGATGCAACAAAAGGTTCAACAGTTTTGGAAGGTTTGGTCTCGTGACTACATTGGACAGCTTCAAAACAGACAACGTTGGCCTATGGTGCAACCAGACATCAAGGTGGGAACACTCGTTTTGCTGAAAAAGGACTCCACTCCTCCTATGCGATGGAATCTCGCACGAGTCGATCAGACATTTCCTGGGCGAGACGGCCACGTGAGAGTGGTTGATGTTCGGACTTCAAACGGCGTGTATCGACGGGCGGTCACCGAAATCTGCCCACTCCCAATAGATGATGAACCAGCACAACAACCGCAATCTGAGACGTCACAATCTTCACCACCAATGTAA